In the genome of Quercus robur chromosome 3, dhQueRobu3.1, whole genome shotgun sequence, one region contains:
- the LOC126716910 gene encoding 60S ribosomal protein L18-3 → MGIDLVAGGKVKKSKRTAPKSNDIYLKLLVKLYRFLVRRTGSNFNAVILKRLFMSKVNKPPLSLSKLIRYMEGKDGKIAVVVGTVTDDIRVYEVPALKVTALRFTETARARIEKAGGECLTFDQLALRAPLGQNTILLRGPKKGREAVKHFGPAPGVPHSHTKPYVRAKGRKFERARGKRNSRGFRV, encoded by the exons atg GGGATTGATTTAGTGGCAGGAGGCAAGGTCAAGAAGAGCAAGCGTACGGCTCCAAAGTCCAATGATATATACCTTAAACTACTCGTCAAG CTTTACCGGTTCCTTGTTCGGAGAACTGGCAGCAATTTCAATGCGGTGATTCTCAAGCGCTTGTTCATGAGCAAAGTAAACAAGCCTCCACTTTCATTGTCTAAGTTGATCCGATATATGGAAGGAAAg GATGGTAAGATTGCTGTGGTTGTGGGGACTGTGACTGATGATATTCGGGTTTATGAAGTTCCTGCTTTGAAGGTTACAGCACTTAGGTTTACTGAGACTGCAAGGGCCAGGATTGAGAAGGCAGGCGGTGAGTGCTTGACGTTTGATCAGCTGGCGCTAAGGGCTCCATTGGGACAGAACACG ATTCTTCTTAGAGGTCCAAAGAAGGGTCGTGAAGCAGTGAAACATTTTGGTCCCGCTCCGGGTGTGCCACACAGCCACACCAAGCCCTATGTGCGAGCAAAGGGAAGGAAGTTTGAGAGGGCTAGAGGAAAGAGGAACAGCAGGGGATTTAGAGTTTAA
- the LOC126716911 gene encoding uncharacterized protein LOC126716911: protein MFKKFSSEEVSAQNQVKASVQRKIRQSIAEEYPGLEPVLDELLPKKSALVVAKCQNHLNLVLVNDVPLFFNIRDGPYMPTLRLLHQYPTIMKKFQVDRGAIKFVLAGANIMCPGLTSPGGALDEEVEAETPVAIMAEGKQHALAIGFTKMSAKDIKSINKGIGVDNMHYLNDGLWKMERLN from the exons ATGTTCAAAAA ATTTTCCTCCGAAGAAGTCTCTGCACAAAATCAAGTCAAGGCATCTGTGCAACGTAAAATTCGACAAAGTATTGCAGAGGAG TACCCAGGACTTGAACCAGTGTTGGATGAGTTGCTTCCAAAGAAGTCCGCTCTCGTTGTTGCTAAATG TCAAAACCATCTAAATCTGGTATTGGTGAATGATGTGCCGCTATTTTTTAACATTCGTGATGGACCATACATGCCTACCCTACGACTCCTTCATCAAT ATCCAACTATaatgaaaaaatttcaagttgaCCGAGGTGCAATAAAATTTGTTCTTGCTGGTGCCAACATAATGTGTCCTGGTCTTACATCTCCTGGTGGTGCTTTGGATGAAGAGGTGGAGGCAGAAACTCCTGTG GCCATTATGGCTGAAGGAAAGCAACATGCCCTTGCAATTGGATTTACAAAAATGTCAGCAAAAGACAT AAAATCAATCAACAAGGGAATTGGAGTGGACAACATGCATTATCTTAATGATGGTCTTTGGAAG ATGGAGCGACTTAATTGA